One stretch of Gemmatimonadota bacterium DNA includes these proteins:
- a CDS encoding DUF4926 domain-containing protein gives MKTIQENDQIILMRNLKEFGLCLGDIGTVVLVHQAGRGYEVEFLTLDGKTIGVTTLMADEIRPTGSREVAHARLLNT, from the coding sequence ATGAAAACCATACAAGAAAACGATCAGATTATTTTAATGCGTAATTTGAAAGAATTTGGCCTTTGCCTGGGCGATATAGGAACTGTTGTACTTGTACATCAAGCAGGTCGAGGTTATGAGGTAGAATTTCTCACATTGGATGGAAAAACCATTGGCGTCACAACATTGATGGCTGATGAGATACGTCCAACTGGTAGCCGAGAAGTCGCTCACGCACGGTTGCTGAATACTTAA